GCCACCGTCATCGAAGTAACGCGTGAGGGCGTAGTCCTCGACAGGACGGCATTCCACCCGACCTCCGGCGGCGTGGCTAACGACACGGGCTGGCTGTACTCGAGTCAGAGAAGGTACGAGGTCAGGGACGTGGTGGTGGACAAGAGCTCGGGGGAGGTCATACACATCTTAGACACTACTGAAGGCCTGAGCCCCGGAACCTCCGTCACCGGTGAGATCAACTGGGAGAGGAGGTACAGATTGATGAGACTCCACACAGCGGCGCACATACTCTCCGCGGTGATGTACAGTGACTACGGATCTCTAGTTACGGGAGGGGACGTCGAGCCGGATAAGGCGAAGGAGGACTACGACATACAGGGTGATGAGAGGGAGATCTTCAGCACTGCCGCGGGGAAGGTCAACGAGATAATCAAGCGGGGGGTGGAGGTCAAGATATACTGGCTCAGCAGGGATGAGGCCATGAGGATTCCCGGCATCGTCAAACTAGCTGCCAGAACACCCCCAGAAGTCAAAAACCTCAGGATAGTTGAGATTGAAGGAGTAGACATACAGGCAGACGGAGGGCCGCACGTCAGGAACACCGCGGAGATAGGGAGGTTCGTGCTTCTGAAAACAGAGAACAAGGGTAAGAGGAGGAAGAGGATATACTACACGGTTGAGCCCGGTTGGTACTATCTCAGTGAAACGACCCATACAATCAACGATTTGCGTGCTTAAACTAATCAAGACTGTTTGATTTTAACACCTCTTCATGAAATTTGTGCTAACAGTTATAATTTATAATATACATAAAACCTATAGTAATTCAAAAGTTAAAGTCATTATTGCTAGTGAAAAACTTAAATACCTTAATATCATTATATTATATGGTGAAATAAATGCCTGGATTGATACCCTTGATAGGCGAACCCTTCCCTAAAATTGAGGTAGTTACCAACTACGGTAAGAAGGTTCTTCCTGACGAGTATAAGGGCAAGTGGTTCATCCTCTTCAGTCATCCAGCAGACTTTACGCCAGTGTGCACAACCGAGTTCGTGGCGTTTACAGTCAGGTATGAGGACTTCAGGAGGCTCAATACGGAGTTAATAGGTCTGAGCATAGACAGCAACTACAGTCACATTAAGTGGGTTGAGTGGATTAAGGAGAAGCTGGGTTATGAAGTGCCGTTCCCTATAATAGCTGACCCGAGGGGCCAGGTGGCTGAGAAGCTCGGG
This portion of the Zestosphaera sp. genome encodes:
- the alaXM gene encoding alanyl-tRNA editing protein AlaXM, whose product is MVTELLFQRDSYLRRFEATVIEVTREGVVLDRTAFHPTSGGVANDTGWLYSSQRRYEVRDVVVDKSSGEVIHILDTTEGLSPGTSVTGEINWERRYRLMRLHTAAHILSAVMYSDYGSLVTGGDVEPDKAKEDYDIQGDEREIFSTAAGKVNEIIKRGVEVKIYWLSRDEAMRIPGIVKLAARTPPEVKNLRIVEIEGVDIQADGGPHVRNTAEIGRFVLLKTENKGKRRKRIYYTVEPGWYYLSETTHTINDLRA